Proteins encoded together in one Neobacillus sp. FSL H8-0543 window:
- the fetB gene encoding iron export ABC transporter permease subunit FetB, translating to MSTLALAIALVFVLIPVFLSKTFNLGLEKDTIIAVVRSIIQLFVVGYILMFVFDSESILYMLLMVVVMIVAATQNARKKGQAIKGITWKVAVTLVFIEVLTQGILLGFKITPATAQYIIPISGMMIGNSMVLAILFLNRFIAEVDTNQEQTELILSVGGTPKQAIHTQLITSIKASMIPTIESQKTIGLVQLPGMMSGQIIAGASPIQAVQFQLLILFLLLTTAAVTSIMLGFLSYPSLFNQRMQFMKMK from the coding sequence ATGAGTACCCTTGCCCTTGCCATTGCACTTGTTTTTGTGTTGATTCCTGTTTTCTTATCCAAAACCTTTAACCTTGGGTTAGAAAAGGATACCATTATTGCTGTAGTAAGATCTATTATCCAATTATTCGTAGTTGGGTATATTCTAATGTTTGTCTTTGATTCAGAAAGCATCCTTTATATGTTATTGATGGTAGTCGTGATGATTGTTGCTGCTACTCAAAATGCGAGAAAAAAAGGTCAAGCAATTAAAGGGATCACATGGAAAGTAGCCGTCACGTTAGTTTTCATTGAAGTATTAACACAAGGTATTCTACTTGGATTCAAGATTACACCAGCTACGGCACAGTATATCATCCCAATCAGCGGGATGATGATTGGAAACTCCATGGTGCTCGCCATCCTGTTTTTGAATCGTTTTATAGCAGAAGTGGATACAAACCAGGAACAAACGGAACTTATCCTATCTGTTGGCGGGACTCCGAAGCAAGCCATCCATACACAGCTGATTACATCGATTAAAGCAAGCATGATTCCAACCATTGAGAGCCAGAAAACGATTGGACTTGTTCAGCTTCCAGGGATGATGAGCGGTCAAATCATTGCAGGCGCAAGCCCAATTCAAGCAGTTCAATTTCAATTGCTTATTCTGTTTCTCCTATTAACAACAGCAGCTGTAACGAGTATCATGCTTGGATTTTTATCCTACCCAAGCCTATTTAATCAACGAATGCAGTTCATGAAGATGAAGTGA
- a CDS encoding FAD binding domain-containing protein — protein MAEKIIAYRFDHLDQTLSQLDQENCAIIAGGTDVMVLHKSRRGVPPKIPKPIVFIDHLSELKRVYHNGKDLHIGACCTYSELLEEPLIPVALKKAIKTIAAPAIRNRGTLGGNICNASPAGDTLPLLYVYNAKLLLRSVSGERIIAISDFIQGVRRVQRDPNEILAEIILPNVLEEGAHVVFEKVGNRNADAIAKVGFAGYIRINGAVIDDVRFAFGAVGPTMVRSLDIEKKLLGKTIPLADADIAQVVAAFDKIIKPIDDQRSTAVYRKTVALNLLRYFFSTKQYQPN, from the coding sequence ATGGCAGAAAAAATAATCGCATATCGCTTTGATCACTTAGACCAGACGTTGAGCCAATTGGATCAAGAAAACTGTGCGATTATTGCCGGCGGCACCGATGTCATGGTCCTACACAAAAGTCGAAGAGGAGTCCCACCGAAAATTCCGAAACCAATTGTTTTTATTGATCACCTTTCTGAGTTAAAACGTGTGTACCATAATGGCAAGGATCTCCACATCGGTGCCTGCTGCACCTATAGCGAATTACTTGAAGAACCGCTCATTCCTGTTGCCTTAAAGAAAGCAATCAAAACGATTGCGGCACCGGCCATTCGAAACAGAGGGACATTGGGAGGAAATATTTGCAACGCTTCTCCTGCCGGTGACACGCTGCCATTATTATATGTTTATAACGCAAAGCTATTGCTGCGTTCGGTTTCTGGAGAACGTATTATAGCGATTAGTGATTTTATACAAGGTGTGCGAAGGGTGCAGCGTGATCCAAATGAGATTTTGGCTGAAATTATATTGCCAAACGTATTAGAAGAAGGTGCTCATGTCGTATTTGAGAAAGTCGGCAACCGCAATGCAGATGCCATTGCCAAGGTAGGGTTTGCAGGCTATATCAGGATTAATGGCGCTGTAATTGATGATGTCCGCTTTGCCTTTGGGGCGGTGGGACCTACAATGGTTCGCTCCCTAGATATTGAGAAAAAGTTGCTTGGAAAAACCATACCATTAGCAGATGCAGACATCGCGCAGGTTGTGGCAGCCTTCGATAAGATCATTAAACCAATAGATGATCAGCGCTCCACAGCTGTATACAGAAAAACAGTCGCCTTAAATCTATTACGTTATTTTTTTAGCACGAAGCAATATCAACCGAATTGA
- a CDS encoding VOC family protein yields MKLGAFSVSLNVTDINKSKEFYENLGFQSFGGDISQNWLILKNENCIIGLFQGMFEKNILTFNPGWNENAENIESFTDVRELQKQLKEKGINMLSEPIESNEGPAHFIIEDPDGNQILVDQHR; encoded by the coding sequence ATGAAACTTGGTGCATTTTCTGTAAGTTTGAACGTAACAGACATTAATAAATCAAAAGAATTTTATGAAAACCTAGGATTTCAAAGCTTTGGCGGTGACATTTCACAAAATTGGCTTATTTTGAAAAATGAAAATTGCATAATTGGACTATTCCAAGGAATGTTTGAAAAGAACATCCTGACTTTTAATCCAGGATGGAATGAAAATGCGGAGAATATTGAATCTTTTACAGACGTTCGTGAGCTTCAAAAGCAGCTTAAAGAAAAAGGTATCAATATGCTGTCAGAACCAATTGAATCAAATGAAGGACCAGCACATTTTATTATAGAAGATCCAGATGGGAACCAGATTCTTGTTGACCAACATAGATGA
- a CDS encoding helix-turn-helix transcriptional regulator, with product MIKLTKRQAEILEIVKENGPITGQQIAERLSLTRAALRPDLAILTMSGNLDARPRVGYYFNHNYQTKLQAEKFLHQKVTDYKAHPIVVDISTSVYDAIVQLFLEDVGTLYAVDEKGHLAGVISRKDLLRTAIGNKDLQELPVSVIMTRMPNIITINPEESLLDAAKKMINNHIDSLPVIKEVDEEKHTYLIVGRITKTTITRAYLEIMEQKSV from the coding sequence GTGATCAAACTGACTAAACGGCAAGCAGAAATTCTAGAAATTGTAAAAGAAAATGGTCCGATTACAGGGCAACAAATTGCTGAGAGGCTTTCCTTAACGAGGGCTGCATTAAGACCAGATTTAGCTATCTTAACGATGTCAGGAAATTTGGATGCAAGGCCAAGGGTTGGTTACTATTTCAATCATAATTATCAAACGAAGCTACAGGCAGAAAAGTTCTTACATCAGAAGGTCACCGATTACAAGGCACACCCGATTGTGGTTGATATATCCACTTCCGTTTATGATGCAATCGTTCAATTATTTTTAGAAGATGTGGGAACGCTTTATGCCGTTGACGAAAAAGGTCATTTAGCCGGTGTCATTTCTAGAAAGGATTTACTAAGAACGGCTATCGGGAACAAGGATTTACAGGAATTACCTGTAAGTGTAATTATGACGAGAATGCCAAATATTATTACCATCAACCCAGAAGAGAGTTTGTTAGATGCAGCAAAAAAAATGATTAATAATCACATAGATTCGTTGCCGGTAATAAAAGAAGTAGATGAAGAAAAGCATACATATTTAATTGTAGGTCGGATTACGAAAACAACGATTACACGGGCATATTTAGAAATCATGGAACAAAAATCGGTTTAA
- a CDS encoding GNAT family N-acetyltransferase, translating to MEQTKRNIEIVEYHEGLAAGVAEMWNLSRDGWGGDSQVTTEEKVRIQEANSSNLHLYLAMDGDTVAGYCGLSEYREDGGALYIPLLNVRSDYHGQKIGKLLVLKALERVTELNWPRLDLYTWAGNTKAVPLYKKCGFFWEDRDDTTHLMNFMPTVLNTEAVMDYFSNVNWYEASTRVVEVSPDGRKDNDFTYYEYTWDSNGNQLRMEFERTGRGLRSIETNEYAITVSVENFTLVCDASYTVRYHIKNKTGKPLPIQFKGENDKIVRYAFEQSLTVEDETVIEAAFQLEKLEEEQSNWRTHPSVVTNVWINGKKAKFAVGILPKWPAKITGVVPGSQCFVNEEAVYYLDVENNVNDLTTYTLNIPKHKLVSLKQSTFKVKLAPKEKTSIVVPYTLINYGFYAPTIEVEVEKKNGIKQSFIKQISIGFKGLGGRFYGECEDYWHIYNGLYHLYLSKFDNDLIPGRLTKGTQKTIGMFPKLGKPYSSEFSKRKPSLVEYKEENGVMVLYATYQSSDFADVEVVSVSKLYAEGLLEQSYIVRNNHSDITQPIWMMQPIYHELFKPVFVLNDHVVKVEERAYSEYGKWNSNELTENWLFSRYEPYAHGITWPKETKINFENWYMYVEHALGNIQANGEVKTKPVYHSFGAYQSWEEFREFALRKRVRTAATADDLFIQTTGQEAVLIDRKAGYLQGEVSFNKGKSTILAVEDEKREVREVVQSNPSPLSSVVAEYEINGVRDFKKALSMNPSTHLISFQKCTRDGLEILEASNGEISIAAAETFYPTVFSLKIKGKEWLDTSFPSLQPRAWWNPWSGGIRFVLHGINQKSFVNEKTIVSDGSLIDNEGRVWKGLKISTNFTNNEEFKGLGIEQYYVMLPGVPVVAVVTKILQNTGTYMHYKKWYTEGAFAVGTVKSAGSNRTYVAGSTEIQTELSDHVIVASTTGDEVLQLIADREAINIEAYMNKEVMLVSIWRDMQMANGMEFLSAPSFILGSDNILSADEAEDLRRMTFNEVENENN from the coding sequence ATGGAACAAACAAAACGAAATATTGAGATTGTTGAGTATCATGAAGGTCTTGCAGCCGGCGTTGCGGAAATGTGGAATCTAAGCCGAGACGGGTGGGGGGGAGATTCCCAGGTGACGACGGAGGAAAAAGTGCGAATTCAAGAAGCAAATTCGAGTAATCTTCATCTCTATTTAGCGATGGATGGAGACACGGTTGCAGGGTACTGCGGGTTATCTGAATACCGTGAAGATGGAGGAGCATTATATATTCCTTTGTTAAATGTGCGTTCGGATTACCACGGGCAAAAAATCGGGAAGCTTCTCGTCTTAAAAGCGTTAGAAAGAGTAACCGAGTTGAACTGGCCAAGGCTTGATCTGTACACATGGGCAGGGAATACAAAGGCTGTTCCTTTGTATAAGAAGTGTGGATTTTTTTGGGAAGATCGAGATGATACGACACATCTAATGAACTTTATGCCAACGGTGTTAAATACCGAAGCCGTCATGGATTATTTTTCAAACGTGAATTGGTATGAAGCAAGCACGAGAGTTGTTGAGGTCAGTCCAGATGGCAGAAAGGATAATGATTTTACGTATTACGAGTATACGTGGGATTCGAATGGCAATCAGCTGCGAATGGAATTCGAACGGACAGGACGCGGACTTCGATCGATTGAGACCAATGAGTACGCGATTACCGTTTCAGTTGAAAACTTTACACTCGTTTGTGATGCAAGCTACACAGTTCGCTATCATATAAAAAATAAGACAGGAAAACCGCTTCCTATTCAGTTCAAAGGAGAAAACGATAAAATTGTTCGATATGCGTTTGAGCAATCCCTAACGGTTGAGGATGAGACGGTAATTGAAGCGGCTTTTCAGCTTGAAAAGTTAGAAGAAGAGCAAAGCAATTGGAGAACGCATCCTTCTGTTGTCACAAATGTTTGGATTAATGGTAAAAAAGCGAAGTTTGCTGTAGGCATTTTACCGAAATGGCCGGCAAAGATTACAGGTGTTGTACCTGGGTCACAGTGTTTTGTAAATGAAGAGGCTGTCTATTATCTTGACGTAGAAAATAATGTGAATGACTTGACAACCTATACATTGAACATTCCGAAGCATAAGCTTGTGTCATTAAAGCAATCAACTTTTAAGGTAAAATTAGCTCCAAAAGAAAAGACTTCGATCGTTGTTCCTTACACACTTATAAACTATGGATTTTATGCCCCGACAATTGAGGTTGAGGTGGAAAAGAAAAATGGGATCAAGCAGTCTTTTATCAAGCAAATCAGCATAGGGTTTAAAGGTTTAGGCGGCCGTTTTTATGGGGAATGTGAAGATTATTGGCATATTTATAACGGGTTGTATCATCTGTATTTGAGTAAATTTGACAATGATCTCATTCCGGGCCGATTAACGAAGGGAACACAAAAGACGATTGGGATGTTTCCGAAGCTCGGCAAGCCTTATTCAAGTGAATTCTCAAAACGCAAACCTAGTTTAGTAGAATATAAGGAAGAAAACGGTGTGATGGTTTTATATGCAACCTATCAATCCTCAGACTTTGCGGATGTGGAAGTAGTCAGTGTGTCAAAGCTGTATGCTGAAGGATTACTCGAGCAATCTTATATTGTTCGGAATAATCATTCAGACATAACTCAACCGATCTGGATGATGCAGCCTATTTATCATGAGCTGTTTAAGCCAGTTTTTGTGCTGAATGATCATGTTGTAAAAGTGGAGGAACGAGCATACTCAGAATATGGTAAGTGGAATAGTAATGAGCTGACTGAAAACTGGTTATTTTCTCGGTATGAGCCATATGCCCACGGAATCACCTGGCCAAAGGAAACAAAAATTAATTTTGAAAATTGGTATATGTATGTAGAACATGCGCTTGGGAATATTCAAGCAAATGGTGAGGTTAAAACGAAGCCTGTATATCATTCGTTTGGGGCCTACCAAAGCTGGGAAGAATTTAGAGAGTTTGCCTTGAGAAAAAGGGTGAGAACAGCCGCAACTGCTGATGATTTATTTATACAGACAACTGGGCAAGAAGCTGTGTTGATTGACAGAAAAGCTGGGTATTTACAAGGAGAAGTTTCTTTTAATAAAGGAAAATCGACAATTCTAGCGGTAGAGGATGAAAAAAGAGAAGTACGTGAAGTTGTTCAGAGCAATCCTTCTCCACTTTCATCTGTGGTAGCGGAGTATGAGATAAATGGGGTGCGAGATTTTAAAAAAGCTTTATCCATGAATCCATCTACTCACTTAATTAGCTTTCAAAAATGTACGAGAGACGGGTTGGAGATTCTGGAAGCAAGTAATGGTGAGATATCGATTGCTGCAGCCGAAACCTTTTATCCAACGGTATTTTCTCTGAAAATTAAGGGAAAAGAATGGTTAGATACGTCATTTCCATCACTTCAGCCACGTGCATGGTGGAATCCATGGAGTGGAGGGATTCGTTTCGTTTTACACGGGATCAATCAAAAATCCTTTGTAAACGAAAAAACCATCGTTAGCGATGGATCTCTCATTGATAATGAAGGAAGAGTCTGGAAGGGTCTTAAGATTTCAACAAATTTCACCAATAATGAAGAATTTAAAGGCCTTGGTATTGAACAATATTATGTCATGCTGCCTGGCGTTCCGGTTGTAGCGGTTGTCACGAAAATTCTTCAAAACACTGGTACGTATATGCATTATAAGAAATGGTATACGGAAGGTGCCTTTGCCGTTGGAACGGTAAAAAGCGCAGGAAGTAACAGAACCTATGTCGCAGGGAGTACAGAGATTCAAACAGAATTATCAGACCATGTAATCGTTGCTTCAACTACTGGTGACGAAGTGCTACAACTAATCGCTGACCGGGAAGCGATTAACATCGAAGCCTATATGAACAAAGAGGTTATGCTTGTATCCATATGGAGAGATATGCAAATGGCGAATGGCATGGAATTCCTTTCAGCTCCATCCTTCATCTTAGGGTCAGATAATATTCTTAGTGCAGATGAAGCAGAGGATCTCCGCCGAATGACATTTAATGAGGTAGAAAATGAAAATAATTGA
- a CDS encoding XdhC/CoxI family protein, producing the protein MLLMEKVAMLARQNETFALAMIIESRGSTPRHVGKMIVYRDGSIEGTVGGGLAEFYIIQESVNALQNGKSKIVEYKLNKHAKDGIQMNCGGTLRVFIEVYTSRPELVLAGAGHLAHALSKLADSLEYPYCVVDDRVGYATKERFPNATNIFVNEEIGEALLAANLNEKSYVLIVTKDRDDIVLKTALQFPIAYIGMVASKRKTISIIEKLKGEGVTAEQLEQVRSPIGLEIGSETTVEIAIAIIGEIIKVSREHKPLRVEQLSR; encoded by the coding sequence ATGCTATTGATGGAAAAAGTGGCCATGCTGGCACGTCAAAACGAAACCTTTGCACTAGCAATGATTATTGAATCAAGGGGCTCAACTCCCAGGCATGTTGGAAAAATGATTGTTTACCGCGATGGTTCGATTGAAGGCACTGTCGGAGGGGGTTTGGCTGAATTCTATATTATCCAAGAGAGTGTCAATGCGCTCCAAAACGGTAAATCAAAAATCGTGGAATACAAATTGAACAAACACGCGAAAGACGGAATTCAAATGAATTGTGGCGGAACATTACGGGTGTTTATTGAAGTCTATACAAGCAGGCCGGAACTTGTTCTGGCTGGAGCCGGTCATTTAGCGCATGCGCTGTCTAAGCTTGCAGATTCCCTTGAGTATCCGTATTGTGTTGTTGATGATCGCGTTGGTTATGCCACGAAGGAACGTTTTCCGAATGCGACGAACATTTTTGTGAATGAGGAGATTGGGGAAGCTTTGCTCGCGGCCAACCTAAATGAAAAGTCATATGTGTTGATTGTGACAAAAGATCGTGATGATATTGTATTAAAAACGGCATTGCAATTTCCAATTGCCTATATTGGGATGGTTGCCAGCAAACGCAAGACGATAAGCATTATTGAAAAATTAAAAGGTGAAGGAGTCACTGCTGAACAGCTGGAGCAGGTTCGTTCTCCCATCGGCTTGGAGATTGGCTCGGAAACAACAGTTGAAATTGCCATCGCCATTATCGGGGAGATCATTAAAGTAAGCAGAGAACACAAGCCTTTAAGAGTGGAACAGTTAAGTAGATAA
- a CDS encoding TatD family hydrolase gives MKIIDAHIHYSDIRSFHETATDISKVDYSFQGIEREFAENNIVLGIAMGVTETAGEGFPDSASPSPMGIDLTKVIPKNIVYCAGINPFRLDEAALLQLEKDVQKPDCVGIKIYLGYYPFYAYDEVYEPVYKIAKKYSVPVVYHTGDTYSERGRLRFSHPLAIDDVAVKHRDMTIMMAHFGDPWVLDGAEVVYKNSNVFADLSGLVVGADGDIKRLQETRFFDHLLHALTFTNNYEKFLFGTDWPLTPINPYIDFIQDIIPKSYHQDVFYNTAIKVFPKIKAYLSND, from the coding sequence ATGAAAATAATTGACGCACATATTCATTATTCAGATATAAGAAGTTTTCACGAAACAGCCACTGACATTTCGAAAGTAGATTACTCGTTTCAGGGGATTGAAAGGGAATTTGCAGAAAATAACATCGTATTAGGGATTGCGATGGGGGTTACCGAAACAGCTGGGGAAGGATTTCCTGATTCAGCTTCCCCGTCACCAATGGGGATAGATTTAACCAAGGTCATCCCGAAAAACATTGTTTATTGTGCTGGAATTAATCCATTTCGGCTGGATGAGGCGGCACTTCTGCAATTAGAAAAGGATGTCCAAAAGCCTGATTGTGTCGGTATTAAAATCTACTTAGGGTATTATCCATTTTATGCCTATGATGAAGTCTATGAACCTGTTTACAAAATTGCAAAGAAATACAGTGTCCCGGTCGTTTATCATACAGGGGACACATATTCGGAGCGGGGGAGACTGCGATTCTCACATCCGCTAGCGATTGATGATGTGGCCGTAAAGCACAGGGACATGACCATAATGATGGCTCATTTTGGAGATCCGTGGGTCCTTGATGGTGCAGAGGTTGTTTATAAAAATTCGAACGTATTCGCAGATTTATCAGGACTTGTTGTTGGAGCGGATGGTGACATTAAGCGGCTCCAAGAAACAAGATTTTTTGATCATCTTCTGCACGCCTTAACATTTACCAATAACTATGAGAAGTTCTTATTTGGAACCGATTGGCCGCTTACCCCTATCAATCCATATATCGATTTCATCCAGGATATCATTCCAAAGTCGTATCATCAGGATGTTTTCTACAACACAGCTATCAAAGTGTTTCCTAAAATAAAAGCTTATTTATCCAATGATTAA
- a CDS encoding (2Fe-2S)-binding protein, translating to MITFTLNGRTVETDAPATARLLDLIRDEFELIGTKEGCGEGECGACSVFVNNLLQNSCLVPIGAIDGADIVTIEGIMDTEEFKILDESYSIAGGVQCGYCIPGMVMASAALLSKNSHPTEAEIREGISGNLCRCTGYNMIVDAIDLAAKKGDGLWQKK from the coding sequence TTGATTACATTTACCCTTAATGGAAGAACGGTAGAAACGGACGCCCCTGCCACTGCAAGATTACTAGATTTAATCAGAGATGAGTTTGAGTTAATCGGAACAAAAGAAGGCTGCGGGGAAGGAGAATGTGGAGCCTGCAGCGTTTTTGTGAATAACCTCCTGCAAAACAGCTGCCTAGTTCCCATTGGCGCAATTGATGGTGCTGATATTGTAACGATAGAAGGAATTATGGATACGGAGGAGTTTAAGATATTAGATGAGAGCTATTCAATTGCCGGCGGAGTACAATGCGGTTACTGCATTCCTGGGATGGTCATGGCAAGTGCCGCGTTATTATCCAAAAACTCTCATCCTACAGAGGCTGAAATTCGTGAGGGTATATCTGGAAATCTGTGCCGATGTACGGGCTACAATATGATTGTCGACGCGATTGACCTGGCAGCGAAAAAAGGGGACGGCTTATGGCAGAAAAAATAA
- a CDS encoding phosphate ABC transporter ATP-binding protein, with protein MTAILTPAIHFNKVNFYSDDNHILKNITGSFYEGTITTLVGPSGAGKTTLLKLCNGLLSPDSGEIYIKDKKISSFAPVELRRLVGIALQSAPMINGDVLQNIGLPLTLQGKNLAEKAAKDLLKDVGLSEEFLHRNVRDLSGGQRQKVSIARTLVNHPRILLLDEITSALDRVSQKEIEELIVKINEKYGVTIVWITHNLQQAKEIGTYSWVMMEGEVIEAGKSELLNAPVNEKVIQFVKGELE; from the coding sequence ATGACAGCAATCCTAACACCAGCTATCCACTTTAACAAAGTAAATTTTTATTCTGACGATAACCATATATTAAAAAATATTACTGGATCCTTTTATGAGGGGACGATTACAACGTTGGTAGGTCCTTCGGGTGCTGGAAAGACAACGTTGTTGAAGCTTTGTAACGGACTCCTATCACCAGACTCAGGTGAAATATATATTAAAGACAAGAAAATTAGCAGCTTTGCTCCAGTGGAACTGCGCCGGTTAGTAGGAATTGCGCTTCAAAGTGCACCGATGATCAATGGGGATGTGCTACAAAATATAGGGTTACCACTAACACTGCAAGGGAAAAATCTGGCTGAAAAGGCAGCAAAGGATTTATTAAAGGATGTTGGCTTGAGTGAGGAATTTTTACATAGAAATGTTAGAGACTTATCAGGTGGACAGCGGCAGAAGGTATCCATTGCCCGTACACTCGTAAATCATCCTCGAATATTATTGCTAGATGAAATCACATCTGCTTTGGACCGAGTATCACAAAAAGAAATAGAAGAACTTATCGTAAAAATCAATGAGAAGTATGGTGTAACAATTGTTTGGATTACTCATAATTTGCAGCAAGCAAAAGAAATTGGAACCTACTCTTGGGTGATGATGGAAGGGGAAGTCATTGAGGCTGGCAAAAGTGAACTATTGAATGCTCCTGTAAATGAAAAAGTAATACAATTTGTAAAGGGGGAATTGGAATGA